Genomic segment of Salvia hispanica cultivar TCC Black 2014 chromosome 2, UniMelb_Shisp_WGS_1.0, whole genome shotgun sequence:
CGCTGTGCTTTTCCATCTCAAACATTCATGTAACATCTTTGAAGAAGATAATTGGATTGTGATTATTTGTCTTGTATTAGATGAGTTTGGAAATATAATGTGGCGTGACATGGTTTTTGTaatagaaaattttggatGGAATGTGAGCGAATAGAAGGAGCTAAACTAATAAAGACATTGGTGTTGAGTAAGTGAGGCAATTATTCAAACATGTGGTGCGCTTTGTGGAGTTGGTGAAGCAATTTACACTATATTTTCTAACTTTATTGACTGTTTGTTTCTGAATTATCTTCGAGTTACGTCACATGGATTTATATTAAGTAATGTAgaatttttagttgttaataATTGGTTTGATACTTCAACAGATGAGGTGAAATTTTCTTTTGGTTGCAAATCCCACACTAATCTTTTTGTTGTGTAACTTAAATATATTCAAAGCCCAGTTTAAAGATCCAATGATTTTGGTAATTGGCCCAATATATTTTACACAACCCAATGTTTTCTAAACATTTTTTAGATTGGCAAATCATGTATTTGGGCCAATGTGGACTAGTAGTTTTATATGAATTGGGCCTATATAGACATATACTCGTTATTAGTGCGTTACtttaattacattattaatgAAATCGAAACTTATTGCAAATTAGTATGTGAGAGTAATATAGAAATGAACTCCTTTTTTTATCAATCAACATAGTCAATCCTCTCTACGTTTTGTGAAAATGGTTTCATCCATTTTTCTCACgaatataaacaaaaagtgaatttaatttcttataaagCGATATCGTCTAAAGTAAAATAGTGTTAACTGGTCATTAAGACAGAATAACAAGAAATGGCATGCTCGTCTATCGTTCACACTACATTCAACcaaattacaattacaataaAACGAGAATTTTAATTACACCCAAAGCAActcaaaaatttattgaacTATGCCCAAAAGtaaaaaacacattttttagTACGAATGACTTATAGGAGTATACTAACACTACTActaatgtttttgttttagataAACCTGAAGACTAAACGCTgtctaaaattaatagaaatgtCAAATCACATCACTAGCTCAAACAATTGGACTCCCTAATGGTTAGCATTAATCCACAATTTAGGAATTAATAACATCCATAGTACCATTACCAATtctattaaaagtttaatgGATATAATAGGCTGTCAATTTGATgtgcaattttaaaattttacttttgaaTTGCGGGTGGGGTAGATGTTAGCTGAGATTGTGGCATATATGAAAGTGGGAAGAAGTATTCTAATATTGATTGGTAATGTGGATTGTGGTATGTGACATTATAGCTTTGATACCCATCACATGAAAATGTCCACATTTCATTTGACATTTGTAGTCTCCACTTAGTCTCTCTATAGTAGGCataacattcatttctttagCCCAAAAATGTCTTATCAAAATATGGGATGTAAAGtagttaaatttttagttGAAACATTTTTCGAAGAATTGGATTTCTTATAACACAAACACTATCTGATTTGTTAACTATTCTTGTGAATTAGGATTGCTCATTCCTAATTGAGCGATTTGTTacatttcttcatttctttaccaattaaatttattgaatgaaaaatgaatgtACACTTTGTGTTACCTTGCAATGGAGGGAGGACTAATGTGTTGTAGTACATCATTTGTGAGCGCACAACACAAAGAATTGTTGATGTGTAGTCCACATTGatactttatttcattcattttattttacgaTCTTGTACCATGTAAATTATTACCTGAtacaatttatgttaaaatcgAGTatgtatttcaataaatagctACAATTAAACCCATATCCATCGATTTCAATATTCTACAACGCTATTAAACCCATGTAGATTGATTTCACCTTCTTGAATATGTATAAGATTTTAGACtagtaaaaatcaaaaaggTCAAAGGTTTTAGTTggtaaacaaataaaatcttcTTGTAAAGTGGCAATTTGGGAATGAGATTCAAATCCCCACACACTTCTCTTTCAATTCCACTAACTATGAAAAGGGTTtcttgtgaaatataaatatatatatgtagctTTTGTTGTGATGCTGAAAGTTTGCCAACTCAACCCACAAAGATAGATAGATATTGCAAAGCAGTGGATGCAAATAAAATGCATCAAACCAAagtgataatttttattttcaaattttctatttgtttacTTTGGGTGGTGGATGCTGATTGATCATTGATGTTGATGTTGCTTGTAGTTGTATGtaaatatgtatgtatattaattgtataatggacatgtagcaCATCATATGATTATACTATTGAatgaaattttgatgaagaaaggGAAGGGTATGAAATATATATGAGGCTTATAATAATACACAGgctattattttcttctaatAATTGTAGATACATTGAAACTTAGTTGAACTGCAGCACTAGTGGGGTTCAAGGTAGAGTGTTTATTCTGCTTATCCTTCCTTTAGTGATATGAAATAACACACacaccaaaaattaaattatttgaggAGGTATGGTTCAAGCAGAAAGCCtgcaattcttaaaataaagttttattaatatacaaaagaaaattaattttattgcaaaatATTGGAGCTTATATATTACACCTTACATAgcctaatactccctccgtcccacaaagatagtcccactttgacccggcacgggttttaaaaaatgtaatgaaaagtgagttgaaaaagttggtgggatgtgggtcctacttttaaagtattagttttataataaaatgtgagtaggaatgagttggtggaatatggggtccactaccagaaatggtaaaagtgaaatgggacaaactttgtgggacagatagaaatgaaaaaatgggacgatctttgtgggacggagggagtattaaatacaaaaattaaatataaattctgataataaaaataagacaaaCCTAggaatttttttgatataacAAGTAAAAGCTCAAACGTCTAAGATGGTAAGCAAaagttcaataaaataattagaaagaaaatggatTTTTAAAACCCAATTTCTTACAGGTCCTAAGCAGGCCAATGGACGCTCATGATCAAGTCAAAAGCTctcaaagtaaaaaatgagagcaaaagcaataaaattaccaaggaaaaacaaacaataaacACAAATCATGTTAATAAATCAGttaaaaaataggtaaagGTAGAAAAAGAGGTTCAGAAACTGAGTAAACTcgaataatttcttaaaattgcTAATGGATTCGAAATGCCAATATCCCAAATGAAACGACAAAAAATGTTTTCCGTTGCAATCGACAAATTTCTGTCGTTACATTActatgattttcattttctccaaAACATTACAAGtattcatcaaattaaattggaCAGATtttacacacacatacatataatatgtatatatatataataacttAACTCCCAGCATAACAAAGAAAATACAGCAAATCtcaaattacaattttatttttagaacaAAGCTAGGAACTTAAAATGACACAATAAGCTAATAAACAGGTCTTCATTTCAAGACCAGATACACCACCCTATCGGCTCCTGCTGCTCCGCCGCGAACACATCAAAGTAGCTCCGTCCGTCGTCGCTGCCATCGTCCTCCTCCGAGTTGATACCCTCAACGGCCGCTATGCAGTCGGGGTAGTCATTGTCCGGGAAGTACGAGTCGCCACTGTCGAGAAGCTGGCGGCCGTCGTCGTCCACCACCGCGCTGCCGTCGCTGCCAATGCTGAGTCGGTCCTCCACCTTCACCGTCAGCTCAAGGCATGGCTGGACCGCATCCACCTCCGCGACAGGGTCGGATTTCTGACCCGGTTCTCCTGCGGTTTCCTCCGGTTGCATCTTCTCACTCAAGGAAAGTAGCTGTATtgatttatgaatatataCATAAGATAAATTGATACTGTAAAACACATCAATGTAAATAgtagattaatttaaataggaaATTAAGGAACTAAGAAGGTATATTCTCTATTTGGGAATTAAAAAAGCTACTATTTCACTGATGActtatgtaaaattaaaataaaggcAACTAATTTTGCTTATCTTATTACACATTGTATATTAGCTAAGAACGAATCTTGGGCATATGAATTGGCCCCTCGTGTCCCTTTCATCTTCTGAAGAAGCAGCATCCAATCCAACTTTCTTTGGAATTTTATTCAAGGAAATGTTTTTttcaatgaattttaatgtaatcCTTTCACCAACTAacgaaaaaaacaaaattgctAAGATCAAGGTCACTctattcataattaaatgtacaATTTGCTTAAAATATGGTCGACTTAAGTAAGTAACTCTAGACTAATCACTAACAATAATGACATGGGATCTAGCCATTAATTACCTTAAAACTCAATAAACCTCATTGCATGTGATTgctaaatatttaatatgagTGAtcatacttcatttttaaGCTTCTTCATTAATTGTTTGAGTGACTAAATTCAAAAAActaaagtttgaattttgataccTCAGATTTGAGCTTGTCATTCTCCTTGAGGATGGAGTCATAGTTGGAGAGGAGTGAATCGTACGAGGATTTGAGCTGATCGTAGTCCCTCTCAAGCTGTTTGGTCTTCCACCGCGCGCGGCGGTTCTGAAACCACACCGCCACCTGCCGCGGC
This window contains:
- the LOC125207120 gene encoding homeobox-leucine zipper protein HAT5, which gives rise to MESGRIFFEPSCQNNMLFVNSHSGFRVGGRTVINMEESSKRRPFFSTAEELYDDDYFDEQLPEKKRRLTPEQVHMLEKSFETENKLEPERKTQLAKKLNLQPRQVAVWFQNRRARWKTKQLERDYDQLKSSYDSLLSNYDSILKENDKLKSELLSLSEKMQPEETAGEPGQKSDPVAEVDAVQPCLELTVKVEDRLSIGSDGSAVVDDDGRQLLDSGDSYFPDNDYPDCIAAVEGINSEEDDGSDDGRSYFDVFAAEQQEPIGWCIWS